One window of Choristoneura fumiferana chromosome 13, NRCan_CFum_1, whole genome shotgun sequence genomic DNA carries:
- the LOC141434476 gene encoding uncharacterized protein, whose amino-acid sequence MFQTSLFCTMLTICRYLSPSLKTADYIMSDIYIYSCINIRPLFMAKMCALISDQKDKTLLMLLSVLVQGDLDDVYRDQIQSLINLVGARKMEITANVFTADVQTAVNFSGRVVSYTVLMIQYFYKFKFLDIEDTVKYLDGCVKILHSLFLDMTNPQCSLV is encoded by the exons atGTTTCAGACTAGCCTCTTTTGCACTATGCTAACGATTTGTAGATATTTGTCGCCTTCACTAAAG ACTGCTGATTATATCATGAGTGACATTTACATCTACTCGTGTATTAATATCCGTCCTCTATTCATGGCAAAAATGTGTGCTTTGATATCAGATCAAAAAGATAAGACCTTACTGATGCTGCTCAGCGTTTTGGTTCAAGGAGATTTAG ATGATGTCTATCGCGATCAAATACAATCTTTGATAAACTTAGTAGGCGCAAGAAAAATGGAAATAACCGCCAATGTATTCACTGCCGACGTACAGACTGCCGTGAATTTCTCCGGACGAGTCGTTTCCTACACAGTTCTTATGATACAATACTTTTAT AAATTTAAGTTTCTAGATATTGAAGACACAGTTAAGTACTTAGATGGGTGCGTTAAAATTCTTCACAGTTTATTTTTAGATATGACGAATCCACAATGCTCTCtcgtttag